The following proteins come from a genomic window of Paenibacillus spongiae:
- a CDS encoding ABC transporter ATP-binding protein: MTYILRTNQLTKTYREKEVVRNVSMNVQKGEIYGFLGPNGAGKTTVMKMMTNLVKPTRGEVEIFGEKWTNSSYEPLKRMGIIIENPIFFEKLTARENLNLHCEYMGFHNRNAINEALELVNLNQADSKPVREFSLGMKQRLGIARAITIKPELLILDEPINGLDPIGIREFRDLFKMLNKEFNITLLISSHILGEIEQLADTIGVIREGLLLEEMSMESIRGSHTEFIEVVTDDVNRAAFVLEHTLHISNFKVLDSKLVRIYDAGMSSRELIQSFIANGIAIETISKKNQTLDDYFYQLIHGEVTNVEFN; the protein is encoded by the coding sequence ATGACTTATATTTTGAGAACGAATCAATTGACTAAAACGTATCGAGAAAAAGAAGTTGTCCGCAATGTGAGCATGAATGTTCAAAAAGGAGAAATATATGGATTTTTAGGTCCGAACGGTGCCGGTAAAACAACGGTTATGAAGATGATGACCAATCTTGTAAAACCGACCAGAGGAGAAGTTGAGATTTTCGGTGAAAAATGGACGAATTCGTCATACGAACCGTTAAAAAGGATGGGCATTATTATCGAAAATCCGATTTTCTTCGAGAAACTGACGGCAAGAGAAAACCTAAATCTTCATTGCGAATATATGGGGTTCCATAATAGGAATGCCATAAATGAAGCGTTGGAACTGGTTAACCTGAATCAAGCCGACAGTAAACCCGTGAGAGAGTTTTCTCTCGGAATGAAGCAGAGACTGGGTATTGCCAGAGCTATAACAATAAAGCCGGAGCTGTTGATTCTAGATGAACCTATCAACGGGCTTGACCCAATCGGCATCCGCGAATTTAGAGACTTATTCAAGATGTTGAACAAAGAGTTCAACATTACGCTGCTGATATCCAGCCATATCTTGGGGGAAATCGAACAATTGGCCGATACGATCGGTGTCATTCGAGAAGGTCTTTTATTGGAGGAAATGTCTATGGAAAGCATTCGCGGTTCGCACACGGAATTTATTGAGGTGGTAACAGACGATGTAAACAGGGCAGCTTTTGTTCTCGAGCATACGCTGCACATCTCCAATTTCAAGGTTTTGGATTCCAAGCTCGTACGAATCTATGATGCAGGGATGTCATCTAGAGAGCTTATACAATCTTTTATTGCTAATGGCATTGCAATTGAAACAATAAGCAAAAAGAATCAGACACTCGATGATTATTTCTATCAACTCATACATGGAGAGGTTACGAATGTTGAATTTAATTAA
- a CDS encoding sensor histidine kinase codes for MNLIGICIIVLLSIVIYLQYKSRREDRSSLRYITSKLNTIISDNSSEKLLLVTGDPNLKDMVIEINRLLESNRKVIVDYTRTEISMKMMLANISHDLRTPLTVVLGYIETVLHQPHLSAEERDRLLAEVQDKAKELLELIQKFFDLAKLESGDKNIPLTRVNMNEVCRKSMLLFYNQIQSEDMEAVIEIPDARIFAYGNEEALERIFNNLLSNAIRYGAEGKIVGLTLRQDAHFIFVDVWDQGKGITERHKDLIFERMYTLEDSRNKMYQGSGLGLTITKRLVEKMRGNISLRSKPYEKTTFTVQLQQIHS; via the coding sequence TTGAACTTAATAGGAATCTGCATCATTGTCCTGTTATCCATCGTCATCTATTTACAATATAAATCAAGACGGGAAGACAGAAGCAGCTTGAGATATATAACCAGTAAATTGAATACGATCATCTCCGATAATAGCTCAGAGAAGCTTCTTCTGGTCACCGGCGACCCAAATTTGAAAGATATGGTCATAGAGATAAACCGTCTGCTCGAATCCAATCGCAAAGTTATCGTGGATTACACGCGAACCGAAATTTCCATGAAAATGATGTTGGCTAATATTTCGCACGATCTTAGAACCCCTCTTACAGTTGTACTTGGATATATAGAAACGGTATTGCATCAACCCCATTTAAGCGCGGAAGAAAGAGATCGACTATTGGCTGAGGTGCAAGATAAAGCAAAAGAATTATTAGAGTTGATCCAGAAGTTCTTTGACTTGGCCAAACTGGAGTCGGGAGACAAGAATATTCCTTTGACGCGCGTGAATATGAATGAGGTTTGTCGCAAAAGCATGCTGCTTTTTTATAACCAAATCCAGTCCGAAGATATGGAAGCGGTAATTGAAATTCCGGATGCTCGAATATTTGCCTATGGAAATGAAGAGGCATTGGAACGGATATTCAATAATTTATTATCGAATGCGATTCGATATGGCGCTGAGGGCAAGATCGTGGGTTTGACTCTAAGGCAAGACGCACATTTTATCTTTGTCGACGTTTGGGATCAAGGAAAAGGAATTACCGAAAGACATAAGGATTTGATTTTCGAAAGGATGTACACGTTAGAAGATTCCAGAAATAAAATGTACCAGGGAAGCGGCTTGGGACTTACGATTACAAAAAGGCTTGTTGAAAAGATGCGAGGCAACATTTCTTTGCGAAGCAAACCCTATGAAAAAACGACTTTCACGGTGCAATTGCAACAAATTCATTCTTAA
- a CDS encoding response regulator transcription factor, with protein MKHRILLVEDDLSISNMVKGYLSKEGFGIVCAFNGEEAYQIFLREKFDLILLDLMLPKLNGMDFLKMIRESSHLPILILSAKDGEVDKALGLGFGADDYITKPFSMIELAARVNAAIRRAKQYSIPEKLAEDRLITVNELTMDLENFIVSKNGLDIKVTSKEFAILKLLFTNPKRTFTKEQIYGLIWNEDYYGNENVINVHMKRLRDKIEDHPSEPKYIKTLWGFGYRLGEF; from the coding sequence ATGAAGCATCGCATTCTTCTTGTAGAAGACGATCTATCAATCAGCAACATGGTCAAAGGTTATTTATCAAAAGAGGGGTTTGGCATTGTTTGCGCTTTTAATGGGGAAGAAGCATATCAAATTTTTTTGCGTGAGAAGTTCGATTTAATCTTGTTAGACCTGATGCTCCCGAAGCTGAATGGCATGGATTTTCTGAAAATGATTCGTGAATCAAGTCATTTGCCGATTTTAATATTGTCCGCGAAGGATGGAGAAGTGGACAAAGCATTGGGGCTTGGTTTTGGAGCCGACGATTATATTACCAAACCTTTTTCAATGATCGAGCTTGCAGCGAGAGTAAATGCCGCAATAAGACGTGCGAAACAATATTCTATCCCCGAGAAGTTAGCAGAGGATAGACTTATCACCGTAAACGAGCTTACTATGGATTTGGAGAATTTTATAGTCAGTAAGAATGGCCTAGATATTAAGGTGACCTCAAAAGAGTTTGCTATCTTGAAATTATTGTTTACCAATCCGAAGCGTACGTTTACGAAAGAACAGATTTACGGATTAATTTGGAACGAAGACTATTATGGGAACGAGAATGTCATTAACGTTCACATGAAACGATTAAGAGACAAGATCGAAGATCATCCTTCAGAGCCCAAATATATTAAAACGCTTTGGGGGTTCGGGTACCGATTGGGGGAATTCTGA